GAGACCATGCCAGCGCCCAGCACCAAAACTTTCTTGTGCGACTCGGAGCTGCCTTCCATTTTGTGGCGCGAACGATTGCTCTGGGACTCGCGCAGCTCCTGAATGTACTGAAAGCCCTCGGTCAGCTCGCCATTGCTCGCGATAATCGCCTGGGAAACGGGTAAGGGAATTACACAACTGATAACACAGCTGGAGACAGATAAGAGCTCACCGATTGTATGGGATAGGAGAACTGCTCCTCGGACAGCGGCTTCTTGGCATCGCTCTTGATGATGTCGTGCACATGGGGTGCCAGCAGCTCGCCAAACAAATCTGTGGACTCGCGCGGCAGCTGCGTGGGCATATTGTCAATGGAACACACCAGCACGCCGGGTCCCTTGAAGCTCTTCGTATCCTTATTCCTGTCCGCATCGTACAGGCAGAAGGGCGTATCGATGGTGGTGCACTCGTTCATGAACTCAATGGAGCCGCCCGGGTCCGCGGAGATGTCGCAAATGGCCAGCATGCGGTGGGGCAGCGCGGGACTGCCCTTGCTCACCGGCAGCCAGGGTGTGTTGGCGGGACGCAGCAGGTTCTTGGCATCCGGAATGCTAATCAGCTTGGGGCTGCCCACCGCCCAGTAGATGCCATTTATGATGACCGAGGCATAGGGCGCAATCTTGGTGCTCAAAGTGGAGATATAACGCTCGGGATACTCGTCGTACTCCTTGGCATCAAAGCCGCCGCCCTCGCGACGCTCCAAATGATCGGAGCGGCTCACCTCGCAGCCATACAACTTGTTTTGATCTGCAGGGAAGAGAATATTAGTGGAAGTTTCATGATTTCTGCACAAATTTCCACTCACTTCCATGCTCTGCCACCTTGCGCAGCATCTCTGGCGGCACATACTCTATAGGCAGCTCCGAGAACACCTCCTGCGCGCCCTGCGAGACATTACCAGAGCCGGTGAACACAAACGTTAGCGGCCCAATCGACTTGGGCATCATGCCCAGCGAGATCTCGTAGCCACAGTCGCGTATGGCCTGGCGAGCCATCGAGGAATTGCGATAATTGTGAGCGGGTCCAATGTGCATGAAGGGCGTGTGATGGCCCAGCGCTAACAGGCGCAGACCGATGCCGTGAAGAATGTTGACCATGCCAGCAACGCCAGCGTATTTGCCAAAGGCCACCTGACGCGCGCCGCGCTCATCGATGATGCGCTCGTAATCGATGAGACGAATTTTCTGCaaggaaaatggaaacaattatttaaccTGAAGTTTACATAGGAGAACTGTGAACAAACCTTCTCTAAGATCGCATCCAGCAGTGGCATGTTCGATTCCTGTGCCTTAATGGTGTGCGAAAAGAAACAATAGGTCTTGCCGGGTATCAAAGCATCGATGGGCACTTGTTTGACCCCAAATATAACAGAAGCCTCGCTGATGTCCTCCTGTATGTGTGCGCCTGCCTGCATATAGGCCTGTGGGTTAGcatcaaagaaaaaacaattattatctCGCTTATCTtatcgtttgtttttgtgtgtttagcTTTTGAGGCATGAGGCAGTAATTATAAACCCAAGGATTTGTTGTATTACTTCAGGAAATGTTTATGCGAATATGGGATTGTTTTATAGAAATTAGCTGCTCGAGAAGAGCCATTATAAGGTCAAGGGATTTTTCTTTCAACTATGGATATTCCTTCTCGTTACTCGTTACTCGTTACAGTCTAATATTTATCCGTAGAACTCTGTTAGCTGTGGCTCATTGAAAGAGTAACCATTGGGAAAGGGTTTGATACTTATTTCAGCCTCCAAGTTCCTTCAATCAATTatttcctgctcctccacagTTTGCTCCCTATCTCCTCCTATCTATACACATATTTTAACtatacattttcaattgcaaactacaaatattattgttattatacTCAAACTCGACTCTTACTATCTCAAAAGATTGCTTGCCTCCACTGCGTATCAATCAAGGCAATCTATTCCATCTCCTGCCACACGTTTGCTCTTCAAAAATTTCGCGTATCGCTGCTATCATTCATTAAAATCATTTCTGGCTTTAGTCTATACTTTCCATAGAATCATTTCGCTGCTTGGCGATAAGCCTCGATGAttgctctgcccctgcctttgtttttctttcaagGCCTGTCCAGCAAATTGCCAAATTTAGAGCTCGAGCGAGAAGGCTTATCAAACCGGATTTATTTATGGTGCGCGACACTGTTGGGGGGCGTGTTGCTACACATCTAATGCGTTTAATCTATCTGGCCTGACTTTTGATTTGAGTTTTTGGGCAGGTGGCTCTCAGGCGTTGCCATGGAAAGTTACAGGATCTCGTCGCGCTCACCTGCATGGGATAGGCGCGTCGATTGGAGGGCTGTACGATGACCTTAACATTCTGCTTGACCAATTTTTGTACATGCGTGGGTCCAAACGGTGCACGACGCTCCCACACAGATTGATCCTCGCGGCGTATGGCGATCACTCGACTCTGCAAGATCAAAAGAATTCACAGTTATAATTGGGGTTTGTGGCTTGGGCGGGTCAATCAACTTACATGACGCTGCCTGATCAGCGGATGCGCGATTGTTGCGCGCTGTTGAATCACTCGCCACATGTTAAGGCAGCACTTGAAGGCGGTATTCAGTAAGTTCTTCAGTTTCTTTCGTGTGTGGCTGTGAATGCGATCCGTCTGCTCTGAGTGTTGGCGGTGTTCTAAAGGCAATCCCAGCGATCCAGCGCCTAATCAGCAGCCGGACCCCAGGCCATATACAGCCAGCGATAAGCCGAGAGCGGCTTCCAGTCGCATCTCCACAACGAAGCTGAAAGTAACCACAAACAGAATTTTAAGTGCGTTAGCAGAGAGTccgaaaaagagagagaagtctACTTACCCGCAGGCGGAGGGAGAGCGTGCCGAATTTTTGGcctgaaaattttccattgcTGCTGATAAGAGAGAGTTTTAAGAGTACAAATTTTAGAGCAGTCTCTTGGGTGTGTTTTGGTTTCAGTGTTAAagcataaatttgtttatttgtaattGCATCTTGGTTTCATAGTTTTCAACTCTGGCACTACGTCCAGAGCCAGATCAATCAGCAGCTCCATGTCCTACTCACGTATTCACATCAAAAAcagtattcttttttttgtttctctcttaATTAGCTAATGTCTAAGGGGAGGCTACACGCACAGaagtttaataaattatactAAATCCTTACAGctagaaaaaacaaattgccTTTGGGCTACCCCCTTCGATGCGGGGTAGTCCAGAGCTTAAAGGAAGAAGTTATAACATTTTTGATTATGAGTGGTAAGAggtttgtgggtgtgtggggtggggtttAGGCTGAAAGCGGCTGCGCCCGCGAATGGTTATAGTAGACAGTGGACTTTTGATAGAAGAATTTCCTCTACAGCGCCGGTGCCTCGGGCAGCAGCGAGGTGAAGAACGTAATGACAAAGGTGCGCACAACGGAAATCACAGAGTTATTGGCATTTGGTGGTTCCACGGCAGCGGCTTCAGCTGAAACAGCGGCCGCTTGTTCGGgtccagcggcagtggctggaacagcagctgcagcgggagCTGGAACAGCATCCGCtacaggagctggagcagcatcagcgacTGCTGCATCGGGTGCATCCTGTCCCGCAACCACTGCTGGCTCGACCGCTGCCTGCGGATCGTTATTCTCACGCTCCACGGCATCCATCATGCGTTGAATCTGCTGCACtgcagcaaaggcagcagcagcattgccaGCATTATTGTTGCGATTGATGTTGTTATTGTTACGCTCGCGACGACGTCGCAGCACACCAATATGATAGCTAAGAGGAAGAGGCAAGACTTTAGCATACATTTAACAGGCATCAAAGACTTCGTGGCACTCACAGGTAAATCACACCAGCTATGAGCATCACCAGCAGGCAACGCAGCGGCGACGAATTGAAGTACAAGACAGTGACGAAAAGGGCCAGGCGCGTAAAGCTGAAGAAGCTGTCGAGCCAGTCTCGATTGTCGGGCTCCTCCTGAATGAGGGGGAAGTTTGGTCTGTTAGCTACTGGtggcaccgccgccgccgccggctgTGCGACAGGCGCCTGATTCAGTTGAACgcctgctgcaactgcagctgcgcCAGCAACCCGCTGCCTGGCCTCCAGCTCCCATTGTGGCAGCATATTCGGCAGCAGAGGTACTCGATTGCCAGGCGGGGAATCGGCCCTGAGAAGGGAGAACGAAAATTGATTAGAAATGCCCCAGAGATGCCAGAAAAAAAGCGGACTCACCCACGCATCAGATCCTGCAGATATCTGTCATAGACCTGACTCATCCAGGCATTGTAGagcagcgcctgctgctggtaggcCACATGCGGATCGGTATGTATGGCCGTCTGTTGCTGCCGCAGCCAGAGAGCGTACCAAGTTCTTATGGCAAGATTCTCATCACTGTCCACGCTGTTGGcctgctgttgtggcagttgcagtggcggctgttgctgctgctgttgatttgtAGCATGACGCTGACGCAGCtcattggcattggcctcCTGCCGCGGAGCTGTTGCACTCTTGGGCACAACCGTGGGCATGGCCGGTGGCTTGGGAAAGTGCTTGCTGGCACAGACCAAGTGAAAGATGTGATGCTGCTGGTAGACGTCCTTGTAGCTGCGTATAACCTCCGACAGCTTCTGGGCATCGTCCAGCAGTTTTCCAGAGTAAATGAGCTTTTGATCGTTGATGTCCTGCAAGCAGAGAAgggaacacacacattacacgctgctgctgctgctgccgcatgacgcaaGAGGCATGACAAATGCTATAAATTGCAGCTTGATGCACGGCATGCCCCGCCGCCGCTGGATGTACTGACGTGTACTTGGCGTGTACTAAACTAAGACGCAAATTGCACAGACTCGACTTGAATGAACCaaccgaaaaaacaaaacacgatAAGATTGCCGCACGACACAGCTGACGTAAACTACGATAACAATGACACAATAGCACGAAgtacataaattatttgccTACCGGTTTGCCAGGATACACCAGGGACAGCTGCTTCTTCAGTCGCTGCACCGTCCAGGAGAGGTCACTGTCGACATTCATGTCGTCATATTGTTGATTGGATGACTTAATTAGGAGCCTCacactggtgctgctggctgctgccgcgaCTGCGACGCCAGCGTTTGTTGTCTTGTCACGGGCAGCATCACAGCCAGCGGCTGTGGCCGCTGCGGGTGAGGCGGCAGTGTCGTCCATTATTGTGACCCCCAACGCTGCTGAACACACTTTCTACTGGTTGTCGATCTTGTGATTCcgttgtttcgttttttgttttgcagtcgctgctggCCCCCAAATTTTGTTCACTTCCTATTCCTCTCGATCTCGGGGCTCTGCTTcgcgcaaacacacacgaacaatAGTCGTTTGTATGTTTTGACAAACTTTTACATTTGATTTAGCTCCTCTTCGTTTTGCTACCGAAAATGGTTTGTAATGCTGTACTTTAACTAACGAAAAACGATATGTGTTTGCGattcgttttgtgtgttgtgcttGCTTTCAGCAAGAGAAATTATTGATTATGAAACGAAGTTATAAACGTCCGTCCGTTTGTGCCCTCTGAGAGTCGGAATTTTCGCCTTCGTTTCTGATTCTGACCTGAAATTGGAGATGACGGCAATGCACTCGGCTGCTACTTGTCACAAGTATTTTTAAAGTCACAGTTTACACCTGCTGCGAAATATCAAAAACTGCAGGTTAAGAAATGTTATTTTATAATTACTGGCCGTATACTTACTAGTATTAATTAAATGACAATTTTTTTGAAGTCTCCTTGTACCTCAACAGCAGTTTTTAGGAACATTATTATGAATATCCTGTGACTTGGCGATGTCACTTTTGCTCATCTCTGGCAGCAACACTTGTTAATACAATACAAGGGCTGCCAACTGCTGGTAGCATTCGCTGACGTGTATGCATATTAAATCGCATGTTTATTAATTCATTGCCGCAGTGGCTTTAAAATAACCATTCGAAGGCTACAACTAATTAAATGTTACCATCTAATTTTAGCTTATGATttcatgaaatatttatgaagtATTTTAAAGTATTACCGATAACCAACTGATATCGAGCATCGCGCATCTCTAAAGAcaagaattttgtttttggtttgtcaGCGGAAAATCATTTTGTAAAGAACAAATGGACAAAAAGTCTGCCGTTTCAAGCTTGCAAGAATTCTGCGCCAAGAGCAAGACTCCGGTGCCGAAGTATGATTACATTGACGGAGAAGACGGAGGATACGTTTGCAAAATCATTCTAATGGAAATCGAAGCCTATGGAAATGGTAAGTGAACTCATTTTATACTCTAACTATTCTAAATATatcatacatttatattttaccTTACTTCATATCCATTTCTCTATACATCAGGTCGCTCAAAGCGCGACTCCAAACATTTGGCAGCCGCGAATATGCTGAAGAAACTGCGCACAATACCGGGACTGAGCGAGCACATGGACACCGATGGAAATGGCTTTGACAACGGTTCGGATTTGTACGATGAGCTAAAGAACCTAAATCGCGATATGGTGAAGGAGCTGCGTGACTACTGCGTTCGCCATGAGACGCCGCTGCCCTTCATCGAGATTGTGCAGCAGAGCGGCACCCCAGATGCACCCGAATTCGTGGCCTGCTGCACGGTGGCCTCAATGAAGCGTTACGGCAAGTCggacaaaaaaaaggatgCCCGCCAGCGTGCGGCCATCGAGATGCTGTCGATTATCTCAGCCGATTCGAACAAGTTTGGCAACATGCAGGTGGTCAGCACCAAGCCCACGGACGTGAGTGCAGCTCCCGCCGATGCCATCAACGATGTTGAGGCCGAACGTCGCCTGCTGTTCACCACCTACCGTGAGCTCACCGACTCGGGCCATGCGGAATTCTCTGGCCGCAAACTGTGCGATGCACACAACTACTACAAGAACTTCTTTCCGCATCTGAAGAAGGCCGCCTTTGATGTCATCAATTCCGAGGACtacgaaaatgaaaaggacCAGCTGATGGACTTGCTGAGCGCGCTGAACATTACACCCGAAATCTCTACAGTTCCATCGACTAACAATCAAGTAATTGTTAAAGTTGAGCTAGACGTTGATTTTGATCGCGTTTTTCTGGAAGTAGAGGACAGGATCTATGGCCATATGATTGGTTATTTTAAGGATATGCTTGTCTAGGATATGCTTATCAATACGAACTGTTATTTTGCTACGAATTTAGATTTAATTTCCACTCAAATATCTTACCATTCAATGGCCATTAGCCCACCCTTTTATATGCCATCTAGACCAACccaaagtacatacatatataatgttaacatttttattatagcTATG
The sequence above is a segment of the Drosophila subobscura isolate 14011-0131.10 chromosome U, UCBerk_Dsub_1.0, whole genome shotgun sequence genome. Coding sequences within it:
- the LOC117901594 gene encoding alpha-aminoadipic semialdehyde synthase, mitochondrial — encoded protein: MWRVIQQRATIAHPLIRQRHSRVIAIRREDQSVWERRAPFGPTHVQKLVKQNVKVIVQPSNRRAYPMQAYMQAGAHIQEDISEASVIFGVKQVPIDALIPGKTYCFFSHTIKAQESNMPLLDAILEKKIRLIDYERIIDERGARQVAFGKYAGVAGMVNILHGIGLRLLALGHHTPFMHIGPAHNYRNSSMARQAIRDCGYEISLGMMPKSIGPLTFVFTGSGNVSQGAQEVFSELPIEYVPPEMLRKVAEHGNQNKLYGCEVSRSDHLERREGGGFDAKEYDEYPERYISTLSTKIAPYASVIINGIYWAVGSPKLISIPDAKNLLRPANTPWLPVSKGSPALPHRMLAICDISADPGGSIEFMNECTTIDTPFCLYDADRNKDTKSFKGPGVLVCSIDNMPTQLPRESTDLFGELLAPHVHDIIKSDAKKPLSEEQFSYPIQSAIIASNGELTEGFQYIQELRESQSNRSRHKMEGSSESHKKVLVLGAGMVSAPLVEWLHREKDVNITVCSQVKDEADRLANQYAGVDSVYLDVNESTGHLQELCGKADVVVSLLPYSLHGMVARYCVAEGTHMVTASYLNDEISALHDEAKAKGVTIMNEVGLDPGIDHLLALECIHEVQDKGAVVESFVSYCGGLPAPEHSNNALRYKFSWSPRGVLLNTLSAAKYLSRGQIVEISGGGELMSTPRSLDFLPGFALEGFPNRDSTKYGSLYGLGRDVHTLLRGTIRYKGFSESIKPMQLLGLIDPEPHSMLHPSGPDVTWRQLVIHLLGMSDSSIFYENLKQKLHERIGDVDCIESLGLLEETPVVKLNTPLDTLSHYLSKRLAFEREERDLVVLRHEVGIRWPDGRREERGINFVVYGQPQGHSAMAMTVGKPAAIAAKMILDGEIQERGVLLPFTPDIYRPMLQRLRSEGLTATETSRWLN
- the LOC117901597 gene encoding homocysteine-responsive endoplasmic reticulum-resident ubiquitin-like domain member 2 protein translates to MDDTAASPAAATAAGCDAARDKTTNAGVAVAAAASSTSVRLLIKSSNQQYDDMNVDSDLSWTVQRLKKQLSLVYPGKPDINDQKLIYSGKLLDDAQKLSEVIRSYKDVYQQHHIFHLVCASKHFPKPPAMPTVVPKSATAPRQEANANELRQRHATNQQQQQQPPLQLPQQQANSVDSDENLAIRTWYALWLRQQQTAIHTDPHVAYQQQALLYNAWMSQVYDRYLQDLMRGADSPPGNRVPLLPNMLPQWELEARQRVAGAAAVAAGVQLNQAPVAQPAAAAVPPVANRPNFPLIQEEPDNRDWLDSFFSFTRLALFVTVLYFNSSPLRCLLVMLIAGVIYLYHIGVLRRRRERNNNNINRNNNAGNAAAAFAAVQQIQRMMDAVERENNDPQAAVEPAVVAGQDAPDAAVADAAPAPVADAVPAPAAAAVPATAAGPEQAAAVSAEAAAVEPPNANNSVISVVRTFVITFFTSLLPEAPAL
- the LOC117901599 gene encoding uncharacterized protein LOC117901599, translating into MDKKSAVSSLQEFCAKSKTPVPKYDYIDGEDGGYVCKIILMEIEAYGNGRSKRDSKHLAAANMLKKLRTIPGLSEHMDTDGNGFDNGSDLYDELKNLNRDMVKELRDYCVRHETPLPFIEIVQQSGTPDAPEFVACCTVASMKRYGKSDKKKDARQRAAIEMLSIISADSNKFGNMQVVSTKPTDVSAAPADAINDVEAERRLLFTTYRELTDSGHAEFSGRKLCDAHNYYKNFFPHLKKAAFDVINSEDYENEKDQLMDLLSALNITPEISTVPSTNNQVIVKVELDVDFDRVFLEVEDRIYGHMIGYFKDMLV